A portion of the Camelus ferus isolate YT-003-E chromosome 16, BCGSAC_Cfer_1.0, whole genome shotgun sequence genome contains these proteins:
- the TNFRSF13B gene encoding tumor necrosis factor receptor superfamily member 13B isoform X3 — protein MSGLGRSRRSGRSQAGQEEWAPQGLQPGVAMAPCPEEQYWDPLLNVCLSCKPTCSHQASRTCAAFCSQTHSSCLCLSPSSSTHLCLPESLSCRKEQGRYYDQLLKDCISCASICGRHPKQCTHFCENKFRSQVNPPLELRRQRIGAASTGADNLGRYQGSEHRGSDAGPAPAGLKLSADQLALVYSTLGLCLCAILCCFLLAVACFLKRRGDQFSCQPPPAPCGTQAKSAKDHWMEAGSPTGAPPEPVETCSFCFPERRAPTQESAGAPGTPGPECVGSWARCSRSAAGQPCVHTADGGLGVVCAPAQEGGLAT, from the exons ATGAGCGGCCTGGGCCGGAGCAGGCGCAGCGGCCGGAGCCAGGCGGGCCAGGAGGAGTGGG CTCCACAGGGCCTGCAGCCGGGTGTGGCCATGGCGCCCTGCCCTGAAGAGCAGTACTGGGACCCCCTCCTGAACGTCTGCCTCTCCTGCAAACCCACCTGCAGCCATCAGGCTTCCCGCACCTGTGCAGCCTTCTGCA GCCAGACGCACAGTTCCTGCCTATGTCTGTCACCCAGTAGCAGCACTCATCTCTGTCTCCCAGAGTCACTCAGTTGCCGCAAGGAACAAGGCAGATACTACGACCAGCTCCTGAAGGACTGTATCAGCTGCGCCTCCATCTGCGGACGTCACCCCAAGCAGTGCACACACTTCTGTGAGAACAAGTTCAGGAGCCAAGTGAACCCCCCTCTAGAGCTCAGGAGACAGCGGATCGGGGCGGCCTCGACCGGGGCGGATAACCTGGGGAGGTACCAGGGATCAGAGCACAGAGGCTCAGATGCGGGTCCAG CGCCCGCGGGGCTGAAGCTGAGTGCGGACCAGCTGGCCCTGGTCTATAGCACGCTTGGGCTCTGCCTCTGTGCCATCCTGTGCTGCTTCCTCCTGGCCGTGGCCTGCTTCCTCAAGAGGAGGGGGGACCAGTTCTCCTGCCAGCCACCCCCAGCACCCTGTGGGACCCAGGCCAAGTCCGCCAAGG ATCACTGGATGGAAGCTGGAAGCCCCACGGGAGCGCCGCCTGAGCCGGTGGAGACCTGCAGCTTCTGCTTCCCCGAGCGCAGGGCGCCCACCCAGGAGAGCGCGGGCGCACCCGGGACGCCCGGCCCCGAGTGCGTGGGGAGTTGGGCGCGCTGCAGCCGGAGCGCAGCCGGACAGCCCTGTGTGCACACCGCCGATGGTGGCCTCGGGGTCGTGTGCGCGCCTGCGCAGGAAGGAGGCCTGGCCACGTGA
- the TNFRSF13B gene encoding tumor necrosis factor receptor superfamily member 13B isoform X4, producing MAPCPEEQYWDPLLNVCLSCKPTCSHQASRTCAAFCNAHCVAPQTPAERNLTDPSGTLSSNGRNDYISRLKESLSCRKEQGRYYDQLLKDCISCASICGRHPKQCTHFCENKFRSQVNPPLELRRQRIGAASTGADNLGRYQGSEHRGSDAGPAPAGLKLSADQLALVYSTLGLCLCAILCCFLLAVACFLKRRGDQFSCQPPPAPCGTQAKSAKDHWMEAGSPTGAPPEPVETCSFCFPERRAPTQESAGAPGTPGPECVGSWARCSRSAAGQPCVHTADGGLGVVCAPAQEGGLAT from the exons ATGGCGCCCTGCCCTGAAGAGCAGTACTGGGACCCCCTCCTGAACGTCTGCCTCTCCTGCAAACCCACCTGCAGCCATCAGGCTTCCCGCACCTGTGCAGCCTTCTGCA ATGCTCACTGTGTGGCCCCACAGACCCCTGCAGAGAGGAATCTGACAGACCCTTCAGGGACACTATCATCCAATGGGAGAAATGACTACATTTCAAGGCTGAAAG AGTCACTCAGTTGCCGCAAGGAACAAGGCAGATACTACGACCAGCTCCTGAAGGACTGTATCAGCTGCGCCTCCATCTGCGGACGTCACCCCAAGCAGTGCACACACTTCTGTGAGAACAAGTTCAGGAGCCAAGTGAACCCCCCTCTAGAGCTCAGGAGACAGCGGATCGGGGCGGCCTCGACCGGGGCGGATAACCTGGGGAGGTACCAGGGATCAGAGCACAGAGGCTCAGATGCGGGTCCAG CGCCCGCGGGGCTGAAGCTGAGTGCGGACCAGCTGGCCCTGGTCTATAGCACGCTTGGGCTCTGCCTCTGTGCCATCCTGTGCTGCTTCCTCCTGGCCGTGGCCTGCTTCCTCAAGAGGAGGGGGGACCAGTTCTCCTGCCAGCCACCCCCAGCACCCTGTGGGACCCAGGCCAAGTCCGCCAAGG ATCACTGGATGGAAGCTGGAAGCCCCACGGGAGCGCCGCCTGAGCCGGTGGAGACCTGCAGCTTCTGCTTCCCCGAGCGCAGGGCGCCCACCCAGGAGAGCGCGGGCGCACCCGGGACGCCCGGCCCCGAGTGCGTGGGGAGTTGGGCGCGCTGCAGCCGGAGCGCAGCCGGACAGCCCTGTGTGCACACCGCCGATGGTGGCCTCGGGGTCGTGTGCGCGCCTGCGCAGGAAGGAGGCCTGGCCACGTGA
- the TNFRSF13B gene encoding tumor necrosis factor receptor superfamily member 13B isoform X5, with protein MSGLGRSRRSGRSQAGQEEWAPQGLQPGVAMAPCPEEQYWDPLLNVCLSCKPTCSHQASRTCAAFCKSLSCRKEQGRYYDQLLKDCISCASICGRHPKQCTHFCENKFRSQVNPPLELRRQRIGAASTGADNLGRYQGSEHRGSDAGPAPAGLKLSADQLALVYSTLGLCLCAILCCFLLAVACFLKRRGDQFSCQPPPAPCGTQAKSAKDHWMEAGSPTGAPPEPVETCSFCFPERRAPTQESAGAPGTPGPECVGSWARCSRSAAGQPCVHTADGGLGVVCAPAQEGGLAT; from the exons ATGAGCGGCCTGGGCCGGAGCAGGCGCAGCGGCCGGAGCCAGGCGGGCCAGGAGGAGTGGG CTCCACAGGGCCTGCAGCCGGGTGTGGCCATGGCGCCCTGCCCTGAAGAGCAGTACTGGGACCCCCTCCTGAACGTCTGCCTCTCCTGCAAACCCACCTGCAGCCATCAGGCTTCCCGCACCTGTGCAGCCTTCTGCA AGTCACTCAGTTGCCGCAAGGAACAAGGCAGATACTACGACCAGCTCCTGAAGGACTGTATCAGCTGCGCCTCCATCTGCGGACGTCACCCCAAGCAGTGCACACACTTCTGTGAGAACAAGTTCAGGAGCCAAGTGAACCCCCCTCTAGAGCTCAGGAGACAGCGGATCGGGGCGGCCTCGACCGGGGCGGATAACCTGGGGAGGTACCAGGGATCAGAGCACAGAGGCTCAGATGCGGGTCCAG CGCCCGCGGGGCTGAAGCTGAGTGCGGACCAGCTGGCCCTGGTCTATAGCACGCTTGGGCTCTGCCTCTGTGCCATCCTGTGCTGCTTCCTCCTGGCCGTGGCCTGCTTCCTCAAGAGGAGGGGGGACCAGTTCTCCTGCCAGCCACCCCCAGCACCCTGTGGGACCCAGGCCAAGTCCGCCAAGG ATCACTGGATGGAAGCTGGAAGCCCCACGGGAGCGCCGCCTGAGCCGGTGGAGACCTGCAGCTTCTGCTTCCCCGAGCGCAGGGCGCCCACCCAGGAGAGCGCGGGCGCACCCGGGACGCCCGGCCCCGAGTGCGTGGGGAGTTGGGCGCGCTGCAGCCGGAGCGCAGCCGGACAGCCCTGTGTGCACACCGCCGATGGTGGCCTCGGGGTCGTGTGCGCGCCTGCGCAGGAAGGAGGCCTGGCCACGTGA
- the TNFRSF13B gene encoding tumor necrosis factor receptor superfamily member 13B isoform X6 — protein MSGLGRSRRSGRSQAGQEEWESLSCRKEQGRYYDQLLKDCISCASICGRHPKQCTHFCENKFRSQVNPPLELRRQRIGAASTGADNLGRYQGSEHRGSDAGPAPAGLKLSADQLALVYSTLGLCLCAILCCFLLAVACFLKRRGDQFSCQPPPAPCGTQAKSAKDHWMEAGSPTGAPPEPVETCSFCFPERRAPTQESAGAPGTPGPECVGSWARCSRSAAGQPCVHTADGGLGVVCAPAQEGGLAT, from the exons ATGAGCGGCCTGGGCCGGAGCAGGCGCAGCGGCCGGAGCCAGGCGGGCCAGGAGGAGTGGG AGTCACTCAGTTGCCGCAAGGAACAAGGCAGATACTACGACCAGCTCCTGAAGGACTGTATCAGCTGCGCCTCCATCTGCGGACGTCACCCCAAGCAGTGCACACACTTCTGTGAGAACAAGTTCAGGAGCCAAGTGAACCCCCCTCTAGAGCTCAGGAGACAGCGGATCGGGGCGGCCTCGACCGGGGCGGATAACCTGGGGAGGTACCAGGGATCAGAGCACAGAGGCTCAGATGCGGGTCCAG CGCCCGCGGGGCTGAAGCTGAGTGCGGACCAGCTGGCCCTGGTCTATAGCACGCTTGGGCTCTGCCTCTGTGCCATCCTGTGCTGCTTCCTCCTGGCCGTGGCCTGCTTCCTCAAGAGGAGGGGGGACCAGTTCTCCTGCCAGCCACCCCCAGCACCCTGTGGGACCCAGGCCAAGTCCGCCAAGG ATCACTGGATGGAAGCTGGAAGCCCCACGGGAGCGCCGCCTGAGCCGGTGGAGACCTGCAGCTTCTGCTTCCCCGAGCGCAGGGCGCCCACCCAGGAGAGCGCGGGCGCACCCGGGACGCCCGGCCCCGAGTGCGTGGGGAGTTGGGCGCGCTGCAGCCGGAGCGCAGCCGGACAGCCCTGTGTGCACACCGCCGATGGTGGCCTCGGGGTCGTGTGCGCGCCTGCGCAGGAAGGAGGCCTGGCCACGTGA
- the TNFRSF13B gene encoding tumor necrosis factor receptor superfamily member 13B isoform X2 — MERSHFVCLLIGWWTSGCFEAPQGLQPGVAMAPCPEEQYWDPLLNVCLSCKPTCSHQASRTCAAFCNAHCVAPQTPAERNLTDPSGTLSSNGRNDYISRLKESLSCRKEQGRYYDQLLKDCISCASICGRHPKQCTHFCENKFRSQVNPPLELRRQRIGAASTGADNLGRYQGSEHRGSDAGPAPAGLKLSADQLALVYSTLGLCLCAILCCFLLAVACFLKRRGDQFSCQPPPAPCGTQAKSAKDHWMEAGSPTGAPPEPVETCSFCFPERRAPTQESAGAPGTPGPECVGSWARCSRSAAGQPCVHTADGGLGVVCAPAQEGGLAT; from the exons ATGGAGAGGTCGCATTTTGTTTGTCTGCTCATCGGTTGGTGGACTTCGGGTTGTTTCGAAG CTCCACAGGGCCTGCAGCCGGGTGTGGCCATGGCGCCCTGCCCTGAAGAGCAGTACTGGGACCCCCTCCTGAACGTCTGCCTCTCCTGCAAACCCACCTGCAGCCATCAGGCTTCCCGCACCTGTGCAGCCTTCTGCA ATGCTCACTGTGTGGCCCCACAGACCCCTGCAGAGAGGAATCTGACAGACCCTTCAGGGACACTATCATCCAATGGGAGAAATGACTACATTTCAAGGCTGAAAG AGTCACTCAGTTGCCGCAAGGAACAAGGCAGATACTACGACCAGCTCCTGAAGGACTGTATCAGCTGCGCCTCCATCTGCGGACGTCACCCCAAGCAGTGCACACACTTCTGTGAGAACAAGTTCAGGAGCCAAGTGAACCCCCCTCTAGAGCTCAGGAGACAGCGGATCGGGGCGGCCTCGACCGGGGCGGATAACCTGGGGAGGTACCAGGGATCAGAGCACAGAGGCTCAGATGCGGGTCCAG CGCCCGCGGGGCTGAAGCTGAGTGCGGACCAGCTGGCCCTGGTCTATAGCACGCTTGGGCTCTGCCTCTGTGCCATCCTGTGCTGCTTCCTCCTGGCCGTGGCCTGCTTCCTCAAGAGGAGGGGGGACCAGTTCTCCTGCCAGCCACCCCCAGCACCCTGTGGGACCCAGGCCAAGTCCGCCAAGG ATCACTGGATGGAAGCTGGAAGCCCCACGGGAGCGCCGCCTGAGCCGGTGGAGACCTGCAGCTTCTGCTTCCCCGAGCGCAGGGCGCCCACCCAGGAGAGCGCGGGCGCACCCGGGACGCCCGGCCCCGAGTGCGTGGGGAGTTGGGCGCGCTGCAGCCGGAGCGCAGCCGGACAGCCCTGTGTGCACACCGCCGATGGTGGCCTCGGGGTCGTGTGCGCGCCTGCGCAGGAAGGAGGCCTGGCCACGTGA
- the TNFRSF13B gene encoding tumor necrosis factor receptor superfamily member 13B isoform X1 produces the protein MSGLGRSRRSGRSQAGQEEWAPQGLQPGVAMAPCPEEQYWDPLLNVCLSCKPTCSHQASRTCAAFCNAHCVAPQTPAERNLTDPSGTLSSNGRNDYISRLKESLSCRKEQGRYYDQLLKDCISCASICGRHPKQCTHFCENKFRSQVNPPLELRRQRIGAASTGADNLGRYQGSEHRGSDAGPAPAGLKLSADQLALVYSTLGLCLCAILCCFLLAVACFLKRRGDQFSCQPPPAPCGTQAKSAKDHWMEAGSPTGAPPEPVETCSFCFPERRAPTQESAGAPGTPGPECVGSWARCSRSAAGQPCVHTADGGLGVVCAPAQEGGLAT, from the exons ATGAGCGGCCTGGGCCGGAGCAGGCGCAGCGGCCGGAGCCAGGCGGGCCAGGAGGAGTGGG CTCCACAGGGCCTGCAGCCGGGTGTGGCCATGGCGCCCTGCCCTGAAGAGCAGTACTGGGACCCCCTCCTGAACGTCTGCCTCTCCTGCAAACCCACCTGCAGCCATCAGGCTTCCCGCACCTGTGCAGCCTTCTGCA ATGCTCACTGTGTGGCCCCACAGACCCCTGCAGAGAGGAATCTGACAGACCCTTCAGGGACACTATCATCCAATGGGAGAAATGACTACATTTCAAGGCTGAAAG AGTCACTCAGTTGCCGCAAGGAACAAGGCAGATACTACGACCAGCTCCTGAAGGACTGTATCAGCTGCGCCTCCATCTGCGGACGTCACCCCAAGCAGTGCACACACTTCTGTGAGAACAAGTTCAGGAGCCAAGTGAACCCCCCTCTAGAGCTCAGGAGACAGCGGATCGGGGCGGCCTCGACCGGGGCGGATAACCTGGGGAGGTACCAGGGATCAGAGCACAGAGGCTCAGATGCGGGTCCAG CGCCCGCGGGGCTGAAGCTGAGTGCGGACCAGCTGGCCCTGGTCTATAGCACGCTTGGGCTCTGCCTCTGTGCCATCCTGTGCTGCTTCCTCCTGGCCGTGGCCTGCTTCCTCAAGAGGAGGGGGGACCAGTTCTCCTGCCAGCCACCCCCAGCACCCTGTGGGACCCAGGCCAAGTCCGCCAAGG ATCACTGGATGGAAGCTGGAAGCCCCACGGGAGCGCCGCCTGAGCCGGTGGAGACCTGCAGCTTCTGCTTCCCCGAGCGCAGGGCGCCCACCCAGGAGAGCGCGGGCGCACCCGGGACGCCCGGCCCCGAGTGCGTGGGGAGTTGGGCGCGCTGCAGCCGGAGCGCAGCCGGACAGCCCTGTGTGCACACCGCCGATGGTGGCCTCGGGGTCGTGTGCGCGCCTGCGCAGGAAGGAGGCCTGGCCACGTGA